The Amaranthus tricolor cultivar Red isolate AtriRed21 chromosome 14, ASM2621246v1, whole genome shotgun sequence DNA window attttttttaagttataattATAGAGGTATGCAAATAggtatttttttaagttataattATAGAGGTATGAAAAAGAGAGGATGAAGCTAGTTGGTAAGGAAAGGATGAGAAATGTAGGCCAAAAAAGAGGATTTACATTGATGGAAATATGGGAGGAAAAGGACATGTTAGTTGGGAGGCATTAAAAATGTTAATATGCAAGAGCCAAGACGACGTTTAGTCGTTtactatctttttttttttttttttttttttgtgttatagGCATTAAAAACTTCTACTTGCACCACTTACTTATACTACAATAGCTAGTCCCCACATTGATGACAACTTAATTGAAATATTGCTAATTTTTtgtactataataataatataatattaaatttttatgatttttagttgTGTAATTTTTAGATATAAAATATTTGACAAATACATTAAACTACGTCAAAAGGTATTTaggtgcaagtaaaaaaaatgaaggaagtatttttttttttatatatgtaaataaatacaTTACATTAATTCAATGTTATTAAATGTTTCCAGCTAGGGTGAGATTTGGGGGTCTGATATACACAGCCTCAAATTAACCTTATTAGGCATAACATTAATAAAGAGATTGTTTTCGATTAAACTTTTGATAATAAATACTatatgcaacttcacataaataagaagtgaaTGTGATTTAATGAACCGTTTTGATATAGTCTATTATAGTAAAAAACATCAAACTATAAACTATTTTATCCGTTTTAAAATACTCGCAACCGATTATAACATATTGTATGGGAATATATCACTATcaatagcaagtataatgaaacgaaAGAAGTATAAATCTTTGTGCAAGCCATAACTATTTTATAATATGCATACAGTAATTTTAGAATTATATTATGCCTACTTCCAATTTTGCAATTGCTATGGTTGAGCGTAAAATAGCTTCTTATATGGTTTTCAAAGTATACTCCTACCGTCCTacgtatcatcatcatcatattcatacTTAACATATTTCGTTTATGGAAACTATTATTCAAGTCTGAAGATGCTAATGAACTTACAAGATACTGAACTTACAAGAAACGGTCAAAAAATCCCACAACTAAAAAAATTTGCAAAAGAAAAGCAAAACGTGATAagataaaataaagaataaaacatACAACCTGACAATGCACCATAACATtaaagaaaacaacaaaaagTGATATTGACCTTTCATGATTTTTAGGAAAGTCAACGGAAAAAATAGGTCAATAAACACGTAAAATTACCTTgaggttatattttttttgtgcaCAAGATATTGCAACATTAgattatatactccctcctagtTTACGTGTCTATTtctttttatggtcaagtcattttaattgtttaatttttatttttgatatggatttttgacttttatgttcTTAGTagttttatcctattttcaattatacctcTATTACTCAtattaattttcctcccttacattaaaaacccataaaaccatctcttttctacccttagggtcccacttttgactctctttaaaatccgtgaaaagtcaaatggaactCTTAAAGTAAATAGGAGGGAATATTAAAGAACGTGACaaagaattatataaaataaaatatgataaaattaaagggatacactaaaataaaaagtgttaCAATCCTTTCCTAAAACACAgttattaaagataattttgccaaataatatttttaaattataaccttCCAGATTAATAAAAATGCGTTTCAAATTTAATCcatattatttatcttaagtgttctatttactttatgcactctatccaatagacttattcaattcttaatatatctaattatgcataattaaaaattataaaaagttgatattaataaactttacattaaaataaataaaatgagatcccacatgactatatttcaacttatagattaataacaaaatacaatttaagagtgataaatgaatactgtcccaaaaaataaatggaacacTTAAGGAGAATAAAAGGGAGTAGTCCTTtcgttcttttaagttcttccaccttactataacgagtagtttcataagtttttccactttagaatactttctatttttagaaattttttatcctacttttaccccttaaaactcatctttttcttttaatgcaccaattttcttttatttatgattattttctcaaatactttcaatacaatcattatttcacactactatttaattaaaataatatccactaaaacctcatacttccaatacaatcattacttcacactactatttgattaaaataatacccactacaactcAAAGATTCTATCTCCCTTATTATGTGTGAAAAATCGAAAATGAAAGATctaaaaagaacggagggagtatcattCAATGAGTTTACACGAGTGAATAATAACCCTTCAATAATTAGCCAAAAGATTTTGTTATTATGTCGTCTAATTAACgttataattataatgatattgAGATTTGATCATGATCAATAAATGATCTTTGTGATACTTTCGATTAATAGGCATTTTTAAACACTTGCTTTCTACTACTAATGGAATTAAGCCATCACATGGCATTTAATAAAACTCCAgtgaaatttaattaacaataatcaacaaaatcaataaatatagtGTTCAAACAATAAACTATGTCAAACTTAATCTTAACGTATATATATGATAGAATATATAACTTATAAGATTAAGCTTTTGATTAAGTTAGTTTATCgatataaagtttaaattatAGGTTCAAACGTCATCTAAAAAGTGGAATATCCAGCGCTAGATATCACATTAAAAGGGTatatgttgcatccacacttgtAGCTTAAAATAGCAATTACGTAAGAAAGCGTGATTGAATATAAACAATAGAAATATCTGTGGGGTTACAATCATAAACTTATTAACTAAAGAGGATTGCTTGagtcaaaatgaaaaaggaaatcattttatcttttttcaGTGGTTTTTAACTTGTTGATCTACTTTTTATAACTGAcaatcaatatttaattttactaaatatttCATTAAACAACTAACTTTTCCAGCtaacttaaaaattaacaaaaacagtTAAACTCATTCAATTAGTCAAACAGCtaaacaagccaactaaaaaaactaaaatattaaaatataaatcagttgAGAATGAATGGTGCTTTCAACTTTCTCGTGATAGAAGGAAGCGTCTATAACTACTCTATAGCCTATATAGTGTGAAAAATGTACAAACAATTACGTACTACTATCTTAAATACGCTTGTGTAGGTTACCATGAATAAGGCTACGAGATACCAAAGCAAGCTAAGGCATTGCACATTATAACAATCACCCATTATTTTTGTTGCTTCATTTAAAATTTAGCTGGCATACTTCAGTCGCCCATTTCTAACAGTCGTTTATGCGGTTGGTTTGGTTGTTAACGATGATAAATTGATTATTTACAGTGTAAATTTTTTTACATGTTTGATGTTATTTCTTTattaataaaactttaattataaaaaaattttacgacgtttatatttttcattaccacttaaACCATATCATCAATAAGACTTGTCAAGAAATATTACTATTAAAATTAcgctatttttttcattattattctcAATATTTAATATCAACTATCAAAAAAATAGGCAGGATAAATATGGTAGAGAGTTTGAGCGAAGGTTATGAGTTTGTTAAGGAAATACCCTAGGAAAAGGGTGAACCTTCATGTGGTGATGgatttttttatctatttaatttatttattgtagAGTAATGTTGTTTAAATTGGTATTCCAATTGATAAGAGACGATCAAATCTCCCCAAAAGTTGGCAATTCTGTCTAAGGTTTTAGATGCATATTTTGCATTCTATACTTTAGTTTTAAATAGTTAGTAGAAAGCGAAGGTGTTAAATTttctactttattttttaaaaaattgtagtGATATTTGATAGTGTCACGATTTGACATATGTGATGGTTGTTATGTCACttaagtttctattattagatGTTGCCTATTTTACTTATATAGTTCCTACAATACACACATTATTTCTATTTGTTACTTCCACCATCTTTATGATTTTATTATCTATAGTGATATAACAAATCATCATGGCCTTGCATACAATCCTAGTAGGTACTTTAAATCGTAATAGATAAACTTGCATTTTCTAAAGAATAAGAAAATCGAAATacaattaatgtaattttttgggtttaaaCCTCTTATTATAAACTTCAGACTTCAGACTTCCAAAGAATACAAGATCATAGATCGATTATTGATATTACTACGACGGAAGTAGTAGAAGCTCTTAAAACAATGGGGAGATCAAAGGCAATTGGACCTGGTAACATTTCGATTGAGGTGTGGAAGGGTTTAGGAGAGGAGGGAATTCAGTGACTTACTAACGTCTTTAATGTCATCTTGAGGTCCAATAAGATGCCAGAAAAATGGAGGGTTAGCACACTTATCCCACTGTTTAAAAACAAGGGTGATGCACAAGTATGCGGGAGCTATAGAgggatcaaacttctaagccacactaTAAAACTATGGGAAAGAGTGATCGAGAAAATAATTAGACGAGAGACAgtaattagagagaaccaattcggatTCATGCCGAGAAGATCAACTACCGAGGCAATCAATCTgctgaggagactgatggaaaagtatagggagcgaaagaagaATTTGCATCTGGTGTACATTGATCTGGAGAAAGCGTACGATAGCATACCGCGAAGCATCTTTTGTGATTGCCTTAAGAATAGAGGTATTTCACGAAGGTACATTGAGGTAATATaggatatgtatgacagagtggCGACTAACATACATACACCGGTGGGTATGATAGAGTCTTTCCCAATTAAAGTGAGGCActaagtcctttcatttttacggtcATTATGGAAGAAATCTCTAAATCCATCTGGAAAACCATACCATGATGCATGCTTTTCGTCGATGATATAGTTTTGGTCGCAGAAACCAAGGAGGAGGCTAATGGTAAATTGGAAGAGTTGAGGGAAGCCTTGGAGGGTAAAGGGTTACGCATAAGCCGTATGAAGACTGAATACTTGCGACGCAATTTCAGTGGGACAGAATCAATAGGGGAGCCGGAGGTGACCATAGGGGGAGAATTTGTTTCATGTATGTCcaatttcaaatatttgggatcggCGATTCAGAataatggggagattgatggagacgttactaatcgtatacaagcgggttggcttaaATGGCGAGTAGCAACGGtggtgctttgtgataaaaagttcccgaggagattaaaaggtaaattttactgTGTTGCAATTAGGTCGGCCTTGTTATATGGGGCagaatgttggcccgtaaaAAAGGTTTTCGAACAGAAGATGAAAGTAACAGagatgcgtatgctgaggtggatgtgtggtaatactatgatggataTGATAAGAAACCAGGAGTTCAGGGAGAAGTTAGGGGTCGCACCTACCTCCGCAAAGATGCAggagaacaggttgagatgatttgggcatgtgcagagaaagacacaTGACGCCCCAAtaagaaggatcgaatgcatcatagtggagggcaatagaagtcgaggaagacctacgagaacgtgggaggaacatattaaaagtgacatgcatGAACTCCACCTCTCCAAGGAGCTGACCAGGGATAGGGACAGTTGGTGGCGCCTTATCCACGTCCTAGATTACAAAACTCGTCCCTTTTACCctttgtttgttattgttcattgcctttaattatcgctCTTTAACTTCTTCtgtacttttatctttattattagttatttgtacatattctatttattctatttttaagttgcaggtttctctctctttaaaGACCTTTCTcaagccgagggactctttgaccgcactctcctctatgggtatgagctgccgtcGTTCTTTCCTCCCCAAACCCGGATCATGgttttctatgagtgggatacaccgggtataatgatgatgatatccTTTAATTATATCACATGCACTGTTGACACAACACATTATTTCCTAACGACactaatcaatttaataatgtTGAAACAACACACCATCTcctaacaatttttttattttattacaaggTAGGCTATGGACAAagggaagaaaaaaaattaaatgagaatcgaacctaaaatttttcttaaaaatataatatttgctCTTCAACCGAGAAGAAATTCGATTCTGATTtcttaattaatacttatattaacatttctagaaaatttaatttcaaggAAACAACACATTTTGTAGCCAAACCAAAGCAATGCAAATGCAACAAAAGTTTAATCAAACTAAGCATTTGAATAATCAAAATGAGTTTTAGATGCTTCTTGTTGCTTCTTttcaagtttatttatttatttatgtatttatttagttttcaaATTAACGATAATTCCAAATATAAAGACCAAGAGGGAAAATTTGATGTTCTTGTATTTATACGGTAAAAATTAAACCTTATTTTAGAGATAGAAAAGAAAGTACTCTTTAATATTAAATCAGCTCATAATTCGTTGTCGTTTGATTTTAAGTCTATCCATACGTTAGtgaaataataatcaaaattgtttttgcctttaaattattttttaatgggGTTAATTAAACTCGAATtaccttttaattatttatctatgggtatgagttgtcgtcatCCTTCCCTCCTCAGATCCTATTCATAGTTTTTTTATGGGCGGGATACATTGGATAaggtgatgaagatgatgatggatCTTTAAAATAGACTATAAtagttagagaaaaattttcaaaaggtaAAATAGGGAGCTGTGACATTTTtactttcaaattttttttacagttatttttaaaaatgttaagtatgatttacattttatgGTAGACTTTAGACACCTTAAAATCTCTACATAGGTCCACCACTGATGAGTACACTTCTTATAGACTCGTCCAACTTGACTAGGAAATAGCTCTTGGTCGAGCTAAGAAAACAAAAGAAGACAACGAAACTTTACACTATTTTTGAATTGAAGAAATTGTAGGAAAAGAAAAGATTATGATTTGAAAAGatgtatttttctttgtttgaataataattttaaaagggTAAGATTAGAACAGATTTAGCTCCTTAATTCTGTTAACAAGGAAAACTTTCATTTTCTCCTTTCccttttcttctctttcttttccTATCCTTCTaaatgttatccaaacaaaatgttaaagatatttaatttaatactttACCAATCAATTCGATATCCTAATTTACTCGGTCAAGTCAAAACGTGGACTCAGATCCTTTCATGAATTTGATTTCAACTTGAGCTCAAGCTATAAATGGTGACAAACATAGTGTAACTACTACGTTTTGGTACAAATCCCTGTTTGCGTTCAATGTTTGAAACGATCTTGACTATTGCTTAATACTTTGGCACTCCACCCTGCCCAAAAtccgcatattttcataattttaaattattatgaggtattttcattttaaattattatgaggTATTTTTATTGTGATACGCATTTTATTCATGTGTTAACTAAGTCAACTTAATACTAACTAtatgaatataaattttttattttaaaaccgTCTTAATAAAAGATTATTCATTAATTGAATATGGAAATaagccaaaaaataaaataaaaaaccctcaattttgtgatatttaatcGAAAGGAAAGTAAGACGAACTCATTAATGTGTATATGATACAAACGAGCCCAACTCGGTCTAGCTTTTCtaagatatttttttcatattaggagtatttgataaataattttttaattgactttttgattggttttaacttttaattttttggttaaCCAAAAAGCCAAAACAATGTTTCATAAATGGTTTTTAGGCTTTTAAGCtataatgaaaattttagtttggataattttttttatcaacctTTTTACTTATTAactcactttttctctaatggATAGCGAACAATTAATGTTCAAGTTTACTAAACATAAATCTCTCTAGATCGTTGGCTCATTTAATCAGCTCAAAAGTAATAAATACAATAAACACTTTCAACTAGTTAAGCAAGTCAACTGAAAAACTAATAGCAAACTAgaaacaacaaataacaacaatCCACTATCATTTATTAAATAAGAAactcttagtaaataacggttatttatgAAGTTAATAAATCACCCTTATGTGACAGGATGTGAATGTGATAGGGTgattgttttgttgttttaatttattttttttaattttatttattttgatattactttttttctctttttataataatttgcaaattaggattattaattagaaatttttatttgttaaatatcTCCAAAAACGATTTAGTGTAGCTCATTTTAAGCTCGATTTTAGTCTTATTCGTCTAGTAAAGGATTACTTGGAAGTATTTCACGTAACCAAAAGTAAAAATCAAGGATAATTGTTTGACGTATTTATGAATCACGATATATATTCACGAATATGCGTGATCCAACGGTTTAACATAGTTAAAGGTTGATTGCATTCCTCCGTCTTGGGGAGTTAGCTGTGACTGTTTTCTTCATTATGAAATAACTATTTatcttttaagcttattttatatattataattaatatgtaagaaaaatttTTTAGTTAAGTAGGATTTTATATGAATTATCTAAttgtatactttcataatattaattttttataatttttaaatatgtatagttcaatatataaattgatcaaaataacacattaaattgcgtaaaaaatcaaatgtgaTAAGTATAGTGGAatagagaaaatataattttatgctcattttttatttaatttatttataagaataaaataaaatatttaaaatgtgaAGAAAATTATATGTCTTGATTATGAATATAGGGAGAAAGTACAAATTTATTTGAACCTACAAAAAATATACttctaataaatatcaaaattagAGAAACTGAGAAAATATTTAATAGCTAGAAATGTTGGGCAAATTTTATGTGAGAGAGACAAATTAACAATCTTTTTGTTTGAACGATTATGAATAATTCCTCAGCTACTTGAATCAATATCATTAAAGTGGGAGTACTTCTTTCTATAAGATAATTAagcttatttattttgttatttctatttcaaaattttctacTTTTAGAAAATTTCTTAAACCCTTTATTTACATACTACATTTTGACGTACGTGAGCTTTTTTTccaatgtattttttttactttctcggtctcattttgtttgtcaccttaaaaaaattcatacaaGAGAACAATTTAAGCATGGTTTTCCTGATcatgttagattcgtcttaataaaattttaatttataatatatttttatgataaaacatatctataaatattaagactcaaattatatttcaaaatagtgcaaattattattattgccaATAAAATGAAATGGAAGGAGTCTAATTAAGCATGTAATAATTCTACAAAATGCAATTAATATATATAGGAATAAATTTTGAACAACTACTTTATAATAGTATGTATAAAATGATTTTTGAATATgaaaaattgtcgaaaataattcaatttttcatttattcgttacgaataatcttaattttagaTTGTTATTAATAGTTACCAGCTATTAGTCATTTGTCAAATCTGCATTTTGCTAGT harbors:
- the LOC130800273 gene encoding uncharacterized protein LOC130800273, with the translated sequence MLFVDDIVLVAETKEEANGKLEELREALEGKGLRISRMKTEYLRRNFSGTESIGEPEVTIGGEFVSCMSNFKYLGSAIQNNGEIDGDVTNRIQAGWLKWRVATVVLCDKKFPRRLKGKFYCVAIRSALLYGAECWPVKKVFEQKMKVTEMRMLRWMCGNTMMDMIRNQEFREKLGVAPTSAKMQENRLR